One genomic window of Glycine soja cultivar W05 chromosome 9, ASM419377v2, whole genome shotgun sequence includes the following:
- the LOC114424945 gene encoding uncharacterized protein LOC114424945, whose translation MDFFFKGMNRDGSECPFDVKDIQRCPFLRNINEPTNFSFSSTKISIPVHGSKGPIFEDGPSFGMAFKLFHGKDGVIPLSEKSDFHNGSTEADSLPVFNPLAGRAASISLSGPGGPFSFWNFSEKWKKQKNSESSNKKEYSPQNGDVSKHEALGNEWLAKGTCPIAKSYRAVSNVLPLVATAFRPPSGVKLRCPQAIVAARAALARTTFVKNMRPQPLPAKMLVIAALGMAVNVPFGMWKEHTKKFSLSWFVAVHAAVPFIAMLRKSVVMPKSAMALTIAASILGQVIGSRAERIRLKTIAVEMGKVKTETVCSMESYNSPMQLGDIRANHCGAEGMVLKSSLPVKDTGSTSTAGVCY comes from the exons ATGGACTTCTTTTTTAAGGGAATGAACAGGGATGGATCTGAGTGTCCCTTTGATGTGAAAGACATCCAACGGTGTCCGTTTTTAAGAAACATCAATGAACCTACAAACTTCTCTTTCTCCTCAACTAAAATCTCCATTCCT GTTCATGGATCCAAGGGTCCTATATTTGAAGATGGTCCTAGTTTTGGCATGGCATTTAAGCTATTTCATGGGAAGGATGGAGTCATTCCCCTATCTGAGAAATCTGACTTTCACAATGGCAGCACAGAAGCAGATTCTCTGCCTGTTTTCAACCCTTTGGCAGGAAGAGCTGCCTCCATAAGTCTGTCTGGACCAGGTGGCCCATTTAGTTTTTGGAATTTTTCTGAGAAATGGAAGAAGCAGAAGAATTCCGAATCATCAAATAAAAAGGAATACTCACCTCAG AATGGAGATGTATCAAAGCATGAGGCACTTGGAAATGAATGGTTGGCCAAAGGAACTTGCCCAATTGCCAAGTCTTATAGAGCTGTAAGCAATGTTCTACCCCTTGTTGCAACAGCTTTTCGGCCACCGAGTGGAGTGAAGCTTAGATGTCCACAAGCAATTGTTGCTGCAAGGGCTGCCCTTGCCCGTACAACCTTTGTGAAAAACATGCGCCCTCAGCCTCTTCCTGCAAAAATGCTTGTTATTGCAGCGTTAGGCATGGCGGTTAATGTGCCCTTTGGCATGTGGAAGGAGCATACCAAGAAATTTTCATTATCTTGGTTTGTAGCCGTGCATGCTGCTGTTCCCTTTATAGCCATGCTTCGGAAGTCAGTGGTGATGCCTAAATCAGCAATGGCACTGACCATTGCAGCTTCTATACTTGGACAAGTTATTGGCTCAAGAGCTGAGCGAATCCGGCTGAAAACAATAGCTGTTGAGATGGGAAAAGTGAAAACAGAGACAGTATGCAGCATGGAAAGCTATAATAGTCCCATGCAACTTGGTGATATTAGGGCCAATCACTGTGGTGCTGAAGGAATGGTCCTCAAGTCGTCACTTCCTGTGAAGGATACTGGTTCAACTTCAACTGCTGGCGTGTGTTATTGA